From Panicum hallii strain FIL2 chromosome 2, PHallii_v3.1, whole genome shotgun sequence, a single genomic window includes:
- the LOC112880990 gene encoding pollen-specific leucine-rich repeat extensin-like protein 4, with the protein MDQPAWPSATPPSHASPSKEYNVPQPVTQQPSSSFHSTPPSKAYDPLPQSVQMIPSHVPLTKEHEPVMSQTPPQADRSASQARNTYQTPSITNQQMKSPKVPSKRHETIVPTLVPMHAPTPAPSKVHNPLQQSEQAVLHTDVFDEPSLSDLTSQPPAQAVYPARQPSKTYKNLPSMNQQSMLPHVASKRNETPILAVAPTLAHPPVPSKVHDPLAQSKKTVLSCLPSNKAHDEPPPAQVSSQPPSQVAWHAHQPSKTCQKLPSMDQELVPPHAPSKRYEPPVQAVAQTKSLKDANFSMEYYSEAQRQEYFLMDGCQQYY; encoded by the coding sequence ATGGACCAACCGGCATGGCCTTCGGCGACTCCTCCATCACATGCATCGCCCTCCAAGGAGTACAATGTGCCACAACCGGTGACACAACAGCCATCGTCGTCGTTTCATTCAACTCCGCCATCGAAGGCATATGACCCGCTGCCGCAGTCAGTACAGATGATACCTTCTCATGTTCCATTAACCAAAGAGCATGAGCCAGTGATGTCACAAACCCCTCCACAAGCAGACCGTTCTGCCAGTCAGGCGCGTAACACATACCAGACGCCATCCATCACAAACCAACAGATGAAATCTCCGAAAGTACCATCCAAGAGGCACGAAACTATAGTGCCGACATTGGTGCCTATGCATGCACCTACTCCGGCACCATCTAAGGTTCATAACCCACTGCAACAATCTGAACAAGCAGTTCTTCACACCGATGTGTTTGATGAACCATCGCTATCAGATTTAACATCACAACCCCCGGCTCAGGCAGTTTACCCTGCCCGTCAACCATCAAAGACATACAAGAATTTGCCATCCATGAACCAACAGTCAATGCTTCCTCATGTGGCATCCAAGAGGAATGAGACTCCAATCCTTGCTGTGGCGCCTACGCTTGCTCATCCTCCAGTACCATCTAAGGTCCATGATCCATTGGCACAGTCTAAAAAGACAGTTCTTTCTTGTTTGCCATCCAACAAGGCGCATGATGAGCCACCACCTGCACAGGTGTCGTCACAACCCCCTTCACAGGTAGCATGGCATGCCCATCAGCCATCTAAGACATGCCAGAAATTGCCAAGCATGGACCAAGAGCTAGTGCCTCCTCATGCACCATCCAAGAGGTATGAGCCTCCAGTGCAGGCTGTCGCGCAAACAAAGTCTTTGAAGGATGCAAACTTCAGCATGGAATATTACTCAGAAGCACAACGTCAAGAATACTTTCTTATGGATGGATGCCAACAATACTACTAG